The following coding sequences are from one Streptomyces sp. NBC_01294 window:
- a CDS encoding ATP-binding cassette domain-containing protein, whose amino-acid sequence MPTSRQGDGHLSSAAVSAVGLRKSYGDKVVLDGVDLAVPAGTIFSLLGPNGAGKTTAVKILSTLISPDPASGEIRIGGHDLATDPQAVRAAIGVTGQFSAVDGLITGEENMLLMADLHHLSKREGRRVAAELLERFDLVEAAKKPASTYSGGMKRRLDIAMTLVGDPRIIFLDEPTTGLDPRSRHNMWQIIRELVADGVTVFLTTQYLEEADQLADRIAVLNDGKIAAHGTAEELKRLIPGGHVRLRFSDPAAYRSAGTALPQATRDDEALALQIPSDGSQRELRALLDRLDSVGIEADELTVHTPDLDDVFFALTGGTHAPGHPKETVR is encoded by the coding sequence ATGCCCACATCCAGGCAGGGCGACGGTCACCTGTCGTCGGCCGCCGTCTCCGCCGTCGGGCTGCGCAAGTCCTACGGCGACAAGGTCGTGCTCGACGGCGTCGACCTGGCCGTCCCCGCAGGCACGATCTTCTCCCTGCTCGGCCCGAACGGCGCCGGCAAGACCACGGCCGTCAAGATCCTCTCCACCCTCATCTCCCCCGACCCCGCCTCCGGCGAGATCCGCATCGGCGGCCACGACCTCGCCACCGACCCGCAGGCGGTCCGCGCCGCGATCGGTGTCACCGGACAGTTCTCCGCCGTCGACGGCCTGATCACCGGCGAGGAGAACATGCTCCTCATGGCGGACCTGCACCACCTGTCCAAGCGCGAAGGACGCCGTGTCGCCGCCGAACTGCTGGAGCGCTTCGACCTGGTCGAGGCCGCCAAGAAGCCCGCCTCCACCTACTCCGGCGGCATGAAGCGCCGCCTCGACATCGCCATGACCCTCGTCGGCGACCCGCGGATCATCTTCCTCGACGAGCCCACCACCGGCCTCGACCCCCGCTCCCGCCACAACATGTGGCAGATCATCCGCGAACTCGTCGCCGACGGCGTCACCGTCTTCCTCACCACCCAGTACCTGGAAGAAGCCGACCAGCTCGCCGACCGCATCGCCGTACTCAACGACGGCAAGATCGCCGCCCACGGCACCGCCGAGGAACTCAAGCGGCTCATCCCCGGCGGCCACGTCCGACTCCGCTTCTCCGACCCGGCCGCCTACCGGTCCGCCGGCACCGCCCTGCCCCAGGCCACCCGGGACGACGAGGCCCTGGCCCTGCAGATCCCCAGCGACGGCAGCCAGCGCGAACTGCGCGCCCTCCTCGACCGGCTCGACTCCGTCGGCATCGAGGCCGACGAACTGACCGTCCACACCCCCGACCTCGACGACGTGTTCTTCGCCCTCACCGGCGGAACGCACGCCCCCGGCCACCCCAAGGAGACAGTCCGATGA
- a CDS encoding ABC transporter permease produces MSALSLAVRDSNTMLRRNLLHARRYPSGTLNLLLTPIMMLLLFVYIFGDVMSAGIGGGRADRSEYIAYIVPGILLMTIGSTVIGAAVYVSMDMTEGLIARFRTMAIHRGSVLIGHVIGSVLQSIASVVLVGTVAVAIGFRSTNATALEWLAAFGLLALFALALTWIAVGMGMASPHPEAAGNMAMPLILLPLISSAFIPADTMPGWFQPIAEYQPFTPAIETLRGLLLGTEIGHNGWIAIAWCVSLSALGYRWSTAHFNRDPR; encoded by the coding sequence ATGAGCGCCCTCTCCCTTGCCGTCCGTGACTCGAACACGATGCTGCGCCGCAACCTGCTGCACGCGCGGCGCTACCCGTCAGGGACCCTGAACCTCCTGCTCACGCCGATCATGATGCTGCTGCTCTTCGTCTACATCTTCGGCGACGTGATGAGCGCGGGCATCGGTGGCGGCAGGGCCGACCGCTCCGAGTACATCGCCTACATCGTGCCGGGCATCCTGCTGATGACCATCGGCAGCACCGTGATCGGGGCGGCGGTGTACGTCTCGATGGATATGACCGAGGGCCTCATCGCCCGCTTCCGCACGATGGCGATCCACCGCGGCTCGGTGCTCATCGGGCACGTCATCGGCAGCGTGCTGCAGTCGATCGCCAGCGTGGTCCTCGTCGGCACGGTCGCCGTCGCCATCGGCTTCCGCTCCACCAACGCCACGGCCCTGGAATGGCTGGCGGCATTCGGGCTGCTCGCACTCTTCGCCCTGGCCCTCACCTGGATCGCGGTCGGCATGGGCATGGCCAGCCCGCACCCGGAGGCGGCCGGCAACATGGCCATGCCGCTGATCCTCCTCCCGCTCATCTCCAGCGCCTTCATCCCGGCCGACACGATGCCGGGCTGGTTCCAGCCGATCGCCGAGTACCAGCCCTTCACCCCCGCCATCGAAACCCTGCGCGGCCTGCTCCTCGGCACCGAGATCGGCCACAACGGATGGATCGCCATCGCCTGGTGCGTGAGCCTGTCCGCGCTCGGCTATCGCTGGTCGACGGCCCACTTCAACCGCGACCCGAGGTAG
- a CDS encoding anthrone oxygenase family protein has product MMLSTVLVGLMAGLFFAFDVSVMPGLAAGDERVYVAAMRAFNAAIDGNPLFGMVFVLALLAAAGSVVVEYRGGRRATALWVGAATVAYLAVLVITFTVNIPLNNELAGVDPDAVGADGLAIVERFKTTWVTTNIIRTVLCTAALAALARALMLHGRTTR; this is encoded by the coding sequence ATGATGCTCTCGACGGTCCTGGTGGGTTTGATGGCCGGACTGTTCTTTGCTTTCGACGTCTCGGTGATGCCGGGGCTGGCGGCCGGTGATGAGCGGGTGTACGTCGCCGCGATGCGTGCCTTCAACGCGGCCATCGACGGCAACCCGCTCTTCGGCATGGTCTTCGTGCTGGCCCTGCTGGCGGCCGCCGGGTCGGTGGTTGTCGAGTATCGCGGAGGCCGGCGGGCCACCGCCCTGTGGGTGGGTGCCGCCACCGTGGCCTACCTCGCGGTCCTTGTGATCACCTTCACCGTGAACATCCCGCTCAACAACGAGCTCGCCGGCGTGGACCCCGACGCCGTCGGGGCGGACGGTTTGGCGATCGTGGAGCGGTTCAAGACCACCTGGGTCACCACGAACATCATCCGCACCGTGCTGTGCACGGCGGCCCTGGCCGCCCTCGCCCGCGCCCTGATGCTCCACGGCCGCACCACCCGCTGA
- a CDS encoding class I SAM-dependent methyltransferase — MSAQQQYDEIGEAYEGFKALPLEQYAVVPSFLALVGDVSGKSVLDLASGTGFYSREFKRRGAAEVLGIDISGEMVAVAQQLEEHSPLGVHYEVGDVAELRPLDRRFDVGVAVQLLNYAEDIATTERMCRNAHQSLQPGGEFFLLNQSPDFRFDGPTPERYGFRSELTGEEVETGPQVRTTALLDPPVSFVANRPRREVYEKCLRAAGFRELSWVPLTVSEAGGREFGADFWADFHANPPLEMLRCRA; from the coding sequence ATGAGCGCACAGCAGCAGTACGACGAGATCGGTGAGGCGTACGAGGGGTTCAAGGCGCTGCCGCTGGAGCAGTACGCAGTGGTACCCAGCTTCCTGGCCCTGGTCGGGGACGTGAGCGGCAAGTCGGTTCTCGACCTGGCCTCCGGCACCGGCTTCTACAGCAGGGAGTTCAAGCGGCGCGGCGCCGCGGAGGTGCTCGGTATCGACATCTCCGGTGAAATGGTCGCCGTGGCACAGCAGTTGGAAGAACACAGTCCGCTGGGTGTGCACTACGAGGTCGGTGACGTGGCCGAGCTGCGGCCCCTCGACCGGCGCTTCGACGTCGGGGTGGCGGTCCAACTGCTCAACTACGCCGAGGACATCGCCACCACGGAGCGGATGTGCCGCAACGCGCACCAGAGCCTGCAGCCCGGCGGCGAGTTCTTCCTGCTCAACCAGTCACCCGACTTCCGCTTCGACGGACCGACCCCGGAGAGGTACGGCTTCCGCAGCGAGCTCACCGGCGAGGAGGTCGAGACCGGACCGCAGGTCCGGACCACGGCGCTGCTCGACCCGCCGGTCTCGTTCGTTGCCAACCGCCCGCGCCGCGAGGTCTACGAGAAGTGCCTGCGGGCAGCCGGATTCCGCGAGCTTTCCTGGGTCCCGCTGACGGTGTCGGAGGCCGGCGGGCGCGAGTTCGGTGCGGACTTCTGGGCGGACTTCCACGCCAACCCCCCGCTGGAGATGCTGCGCTGCCGCGCCTGA
- a CDS encoding IS630 family transposase (programmed frameshift) → MRYPQGGGLTAERQAFRERVRMEAVAMFADGRGSTEVAKELRVSVRSVQRWRRAWLEAGQSGVRSQGPASRPKLSDALFAVLEEELAKGPVAHGWSDQRWTLARIKTLIGWRFHKSMTLSGISQMLRRHGWSHQVPARRAVERDEPAVAGWVKDVWSHVEPPRRRSGPGSSSKTKPGFSMTPPTSRTWARRGTTPVIRVRGRSQRRFSIAALCCYKPGERSRLVYRPKRHTDHKSGGRKSFAWTEYRDLLIAAHQQLGGPIVLVWDNLNVHKDRRMRAFIEEHDWITAYHLPPYAPDLNPVEGIWSILRRTSQANTVFTDPDHLMRRLRHGLRQIQYRSDIIDGCLTGTGLTLTTPRLQGQ, encoded by the exons ATGAGGTATCCGCAGGGTGGGGGTCTGACCGCGGAGAGGCAAGCGTTCCGTGAGCGGGTCCGGATGGAAGCGGTCGCGATGTTCGCCGATGGGCGGGGCAGTACGGAGGTCGCGAAGGAGTTACGGGTCAGCGTGCGATCGGTTCAGCGGTGGCGTCGTGCTTGGCTCGAGGCCGGCCAGAGCGGGGTCCGTTCTCAAGGCCCGGCGTCCCGGCCGAAGCTGAGTGACGCGTTGTTCGCCGTGCTCGAGGAGGAGCTGGCGAAGGGTCCGGTCGCGCATGGCTGGTCTGATCAGAGATGGACGCTGGCCAGAATCAAGACGTTGATCGGCTGGCGGTTCCACAAGTCCATGACGCTTTCGGGTATCTCGCAGATGCTGCGGAGGCACGGCTGGAGCCATCAGGTTCCGGCTCGTCGGGCCGTCGAGCGTGACGAGCCGGCGGTGGCCGGCTGGGTGAAGGACGTGTGGTCGCACGTGGAACCACCGCGGCGGCGCTCGGGGCCTGGATCGTCTTCGAAGACGAAGC CCGGATTCTCGATGACGCCGCCGACCTCCCGCACCTGGGCCCGACGCGGAACCACACCGGTCATCCGGGTCCGTGGACGATCCCAGCGTCGCTTCTCCATCGCAGCCCTGTGCTGCTACAAACCCGGCGAACGCTCCCGCCTCGTCTACCGGCCCAAACGGCATACCGATCACAAGAGCGGAGGCCGCAAGAGCTTTGCCTGGACCGAGTACCGCGACCTTCTCATCGCCGCCCACCAGCAGCTCGGCGGACCGATCGTCCTCGTATGGGACAACCTCAACGTCCACAAAGACCGCCGCATGCGGGCCTTCATCGAGGAGCACGACTGGATCACCGCCTACCATCTGCCGCCCTACGCACCCGACCTCAACCCTGTCGAAGGCATATGGTCCATCCTCCGCAGGACCAGCCAGGCGAACACCGTCTTCACCGACCCCGACCACCTCATGCGCCGGCTACGACACGGCCTACGCCAGATCCAATACCGCAGCGACATCATCGACGGATGTCTCACCGGCACCGGACTCACCCTGACGACACCACGACTACAAGGTCAGTAG
- a CDS encoding DUF4328 domain-containing protein, giving the protein MSSSRSGVLRPRPPLAAPASGPGRGLLTGVCALLSAAAAGDLFSLYAGVRAHSAVEGDGEFAFVSEDRWAALEMLFFRVNQVQVLAFVACAAVFITWFHQVRRRAGALEPAGFRSGPGWAVGAWFVPVACFWLPYRIAVQAWTAGLRGAKGAFWPVNLWWASFAGSVLLGQYASLRYRRAEDLGAFVDAVTLGMVADALNIVAAGAAVYFAVRLTRMLAPGSNPAQPPLNA; this is encoded by the coding sequence ATGTCCTCGTCCCGTTCCGGCGTTCTCCGTCCCCGCCCGCCCCTGGCCGCCCCGGCCTCCGGCCCCGGCCGCGGCCTGCTCACGGGGGTGTGCGCCCTGCTGTCGGCAGCCGCGGCAGGCGATCTCTTCTCCCTGTACGCCGGTGTTCGGGCGCACTCCGCGGTGGAGGGGGACGGGGAGTTCGCCTTCGTCTCCGAGGACCGGTGGGCGGCTCTGGAGATGCTCTTCTTCAGGGTGAACCAGGTGCAGGTGCTGGCCTTCGTGGCCTGCGCGGCCGTCTTCATCACCTGGTTCCACCAGGTCCGGCGGCGCGCCGGAGCGCTGGAGCCCGCCGGGTTCAGGAGCGGGCCGGGCTGGGCTGTCGGGGCCTGGTTCGTTCCGGTGGCCTGTTTCTGGCTGCCGTACCGGATCGCCGTCCAGGCCTGGACGGCCGGCCTGCGGGGCGCCAAGGGGGCCTTCTGGCCGGTGAACCTCTGGTGGGCGTCGTTCGCCGGCTCGGTCCTGCTGGGCCAGTACGCGAGCCTGCGCTATCGGCGGGCCGAGGACCTCGGGGCCTTCGTCGACGCGGTGACCCTGGGCATGGTGGCCGACGCCCTGAACATCGTCGCGGCGGGCGCGGCCGTGTACTTCGCCGTGCGCCTGACCCGCATGCTGGCGCCCGGAAGCAACCCGGCCCAGCCGCCCCTCAACGCCTGA
- a CDS encoding flavoprotein: MTTRTLYLLCSAAPPVFDVAHVIEDAQARGWDVCLGLTPTAAHWLTGSLDGLAALTGHPVCWQYKLPGEPDVWPEADALLFAPATFNTINAWALGLTHNYAIGLAAEAAGKSIPTIAMPCLDTALAAHPQLETSLATLRTAGVELLYGENGFAPHRPGSDTVPHYPWHTALNAINQTTAHR, translated from the coding sequence ATGACCACGAGGACTCTCTACCTGCTCTGCTCCGCCGCCCCACCTGTCTTCGACGTCGCCCACGTCATCGAAGACGCCCAGGCCCGCGGCTGGGACGTATGCCTGGGCCTCACCCCCACCGCCGCCCACTGGCTCACGGGCAGCCTCGACGGACTCGCCGCACTCACCGGGCACCCCGTGTGCTGGCAGTACAAACTCCCCGGCGAACCGGACGTCTGGCCCGAGGCCGACGCACTCCTCTTCGCCCCCGCCACGTTCAACACCATCAACGCCTGGGCTCTCGGCCTCACCCACAACTACGCCATCGGCCTCGCCGCCGAAGCCGCCGGCAAAAGCATCCCCACCATCGCCATGCCCTGCCTCGACACCGCCCTCGCCGCGCACCCCCAACTCGAAACCTCCCTCGCCACCCTGCGCACCGCCGGCGTCGAACTCCTCTACGGCGAAAACGGCTTCGCCCCCCACCGGCCCGGCTCGGACACCGTTCCCCACTACCCCTGGCACACCGCCCTCAACGCCATCAACCAGACCACGGCCCACCGCTGA
- a CDS encoding oxygenase MpaB family protein produces MGQWTAVVTGARARLGEALFLRVAGPSGPANRNRIHLTPGPRWFGPDHPVRRVHGDAALFVGGISALLLQSLHPLAMAAVAQHSAYREDPWGRLQSISTFLAFTTFGTADDAQGAVDRVIAVHRTISGRAPGGEPYTATDPALLEWVHDAELTCFLRSQQHYGAHPLSPPDQDAYVAGMARVGAALGVTDPPRTAAGLAARIEAYRPQLRGTPEAREAAHFILRRPPLPWALRLPYAALAAGAVVLLPDWARVELGLHRRLPLERWWVGPAARAAVWLVRWSLPPAPVPARAAAPPAP; encoded by the coding sequence ATGGGCCAGTGGACGGCAGTCGTCACCGGTGCCCGTGCCCGGCTGGGCGAGGCGCTCTTCCTGCGTGTGGCGGGGCCATCGGGCCCGGCCAACCGGAACCGGATCCACCTCACGCCCGGTCCACGCTGGTTCGGGCCGGACCACCCGGTGCGGCGGGTCCACGGCGACGCCGCCCTCTTCGTCGGCGGGATCAGCGCCCTGCTTCTGCAGTCCCTGCATCCGCTGGCCATGGCCGCCGTGGCCCAGCACTCCGCGTACCGGGAAGATCCCTGGGGCAGGCTCCAGAGCATCAGCACCTTCCTCGCCTTCACCACCTTCGGTACGGCGGACGACGCGCAAGGGGCGGTCGACCGGGTCATCGCGGTGCACAGGACGATCAGCGGGCGGGCACCCGGAGGGGAGCCGTACACGGCCACCGACCCGGCCCTCCTGGAATGGGTGCACGACGCCGAGCTGACCTGCTTCCTCCGCTCCCAGCAGCACTACGGTGCCCACCCGCTGAGCCCCCCGGACCAGGACGCGTACGTGGCGGGCATGGCGCGGGTCGGCGCGGCACTCGGCGTCACCGACCCGCCACGCACCGCCGCGGGGCTCGCCGCCCGCATCGAGGCCTACCGGCCACAGCTGCGCGGCACCCCCGAGGCCCGGGAAGCCGCCCACTTCATCCTCCGCCGCCCGCCCCTGCCGTGGGCGCTGCGCCTGCCGTACGCCGCCCTGGCCGCGGGTGCGGTCGTACTGCTGCCGGACTGGGCCCGCGTCGAGCTGGGGCTGCACCGGCGGCTGCCGCTGGAGCGGTGGTGGGTCGGCCCCGCGGCCCGCGCGGCGGTCTGGCTGGTCCGGTGGTCCCTGCCTCCGGCGCCGGTGCCGGCCCGCGCCGCTGCCCCGCCGGCCCCCTGA
- a CDS encoding actin-binding ADF family protein gives MSSSGTTVDDSCLDALQELKSRREINTVVYRLDEPLATVVVESKSNLTHEEMLESLPANEPRFVLYDLHFAAADGARRRDLVMIFWIPDGALPAHKLAYASTHRVLRDALDGIQVDVRATTLSALAYDELASQAV, from the coding sequence GTGAGCAGCTCGGGCACCACCGTGGACGACAGCTGCCTGGACGCCTTGCAGGAGCTGAAGAGCAGACGGGAGATCAACACGGTCGTCTACCGGCTGGACGAGCCCCTGGCGACGGTGGTCGTCGAAAGCAAGTCCAACCTCACGCACGAGGAGATGCTGGAGTCGCTACCCGCGAACGAGCCCAGATTCGTCCTGTACGACCTGCATTTCGCCGCGGCGGACGGGGCCCGCAGGAGGGATCTCGTGATGATCTTCTGGATCCCCGACGGGGCGCTGCCCGCGCACAAGCTCGCCTACGCCTCCACCCACCGCGTCCTGCGGGATGCCCTCGACGGCATCCAGGTCGACGTCCGGGCCACGACCCTGTCCGCCCTGGCCTACGACGAGCTCGCCTCCCAGGCGGTCTGA
- a CDS encoding cytochrome P450, with the protein MSALLTDSTLSLLLHGYAWAPDLRRAHDGAPVVPTHLFGRPAALLHGPEAVDLFYDESRVQRHDALPAPVLDTLFGKGAVHSLDGPRHRVRKELFTSLLMSPGAISALTESFEGGWRDAVTAWEGRRVVLFDEVATLLTRAVCDWVGLPVTDDAAREIGEDCVSMVDGFAAAGPGRLRARHARHRQERALAAAIADLRRSGPHPDGVFSPSQRTSVPGSPLEAVALHREQDGTLLDPHTAAVELLNIIRPTVAIAWFAVFAAHALHRQPGGLDQLRDGGPAHARAFAHEVRRFYPFVPFIGGAAVHDLSLSGHQIAGGTLLLLDVYGHHHDPELWERPYHFDAGRFLGHEPGRDALIPQGGGDARTGHRCPGEDLTLSLLAALSPALADLDFAVPRQDLSIPLSRIPTRPRSGFVIDVAGRPGSRRARGFQPPV; encoded by the coding sequence ATGTCCGCTCTATTGACCGACAGCACCCTGTCCCTGTTGCTCCACGGCTACGCATGGGCCCCCGACCTGCGCCGGGCCCATGACGGAGCACCCGTGGTGCCCACCCACCTGTTCGGCCGTCCTGCGGCACTTCTGCACGGGCCCGAGGCCGTCGACCTCTTCTACGACGAGAGTCGCGTCCAGCGGCACGATGCCCTCCCGGCGCCGGTGCTCGACACCCTCTTCGGCAAGGGCGCGGTGCACAGCCTGGACGGGCCACGGCACCGGGTACGCAAGGAACTGTTCACCTCCCTGCTCATGTCCCCGGGCGCCATCAGTGCCCTGACCGAGAGCTTCGAGGGCGGCTGGCGCGATGCCGTGACGGCCTGGGAAGGCCGCCGGGTGGTCCTCTTCGACGAGGTGGCCACACTGCTCACACGGGCGGTCTGCGACTGGGTGGGGCTGCCCGTCACGGACGACGCGGCCCGGGAGATCGGTGAGGACTGCGTCTCCATGGTCGACGGCTTCGCCGCCGCCGGACCCGGGCGGCTGCGGGCCCGACACGCCCGGCACCGTCAGGAGCGGGCCCTCGCGGCCGCCATCGCCGACCTCCGCAGGAGCGGACCGCACCCGGACGGTGTCTTCTCCCCCTCCCAGCGCACGTCGGTGCCCGGGAGCCCTCTGGAGGCCGTCGCACTGCATCGCGAGCAGGACGGCACTCTGCTGGACCCGCACACGGCGGCCGTCGAACTGCTGAACATCATCCGTCCCACCGTCGCCATCGCCTGGTTCGCCGTCTTCGCCGCCCACGCCCTCCACCGGCAGCCGGGCGGGCTTGACCAGCTCCGGGACGGTGGCCCGGCCCACGCCCGTGCGTTCGCGCACGAGGTCCGCCGGTTCTACCCGTTCGTGCCCTTCATCGGAGGCGCCGCCGTGCACGATCTCAGCCTCTCCGGTCACCAGATCGCGGGCGGGACCCTCCTGCTTCTCGACGTGTACGGGCACCACCACGACCCGGAGCTCTGGGAACGGCCGTACCACTTCGACGCCGGACGCTTCCTCGGACACGAGCCGGGCCGTGACGCACTGATCCCGCAGGGCGGAGGCGACGCACGCACCGGTCACCGCTGCCCGGGCGAGGACCTCACCCTTTCCCTGCTCGCCGCGCTCTCGCCCGCCCTGGCGGATCTCGACTTCGCCGTGCCCCGGCAGGACCTGTCCATCCCCCTGAGCCGGATCCCGACCCGGCCCCGCAGCGGATTCGTCATCGACGTCGCAGGCCGGCCGGGGAGCCGCCGCGCCCGGGGGTTCCAACCCCCCGTGTGA
- a CDS encoding CBS domain-containing protein: MTRRVHEVMTENPVTVDKLTSLAEAARVMRDADIGDVLVVDEGRLRGILTDRDLVVRAMAENRDPAETTVQAICSSEPVTVRPSDDVIHAVTLMRRNALRRLPVETEDGELVGVVTLGDLAVEQDPGSALAAIAAAEPGT, translated from the coding sequence ATGACCCGACGTGTGCACGAGGTGATGACCGAGAATCCGGTGACGGTCGACAAGCTCACGTCGCTGGCGGAAGCGGCGCGGGTGATGCGCGATGCCGACATCGGGGACGTCCTCGTCGTCGACGAAGGCCGCCTGCGCGGCATCCTCACCGACCGGGACCTGGTCGTCCGTGCCATGGCCGAGAACAGGGATCCCGCCGAGACGACCGTGCAGGCCATCTGCAGCAGTGAGCCGGTCACTGTCCGTCCCAGCGACGACGTCATCCACGCCGTCACCCTCATGCGCCGGAACGCGCTGCGGCGCCTGCCCGTGGAAACCGAGGACGGCGAGCTCGTCGGCGTCGTCACCCTGGGCGACCTCGCGGTCGAACAGGACCCGGGGTCGGCCCTCGCCGCGATCGCGGCAGCGGAACCCGGCACCTGA
- a CDS encoding NmrA/HSCARG family protein, with amino-acid sequence MTEQRTVTVFGATGHQGGSFVRAALADRDSGFAVRAVTRRPDSDAAKELERLGAEVVRADLDDEDSLVAAFEGAYGAFLVTNFWEDMDAAHEKAQAAALSRAASHAGVQHAIWSTLEDTRECIPLDDDRMPTLQGSYKVPHFDGKAEADQYFTDDGVPTTFLRTTFFWENLFGAFAPQRAEDGTFELNFPMGDKRLSGIGVDDVGRTALAILKRGTDFIPATVSIAGQHLPLADMAAALSKELGQPVRYRPLTPDAFRALGFPGADEAGNMFQFYADCEARFTGARDLDAVRALNPALQDFSTWLAAHRDKFHWS; translated from the coding sequence ATGACCGAGCAGCGGACCGTCACCGTATTCGGCGCGACGGGACATCAGGGAGGCTCGTTCGTACGGGCCGCCCTCGCGGACCGGGACAGCGGCTTCGCGGTGCGCGCGGTGACCCGTCGGCCGGACTCGGACGCGGCCAAGGAGCTGGAACGGCTCGGGGCCGAGGTGGTCCGGGCCGATCTCGACGACGAGGACAGCCTGGTCGCGGCGTTCGAAGGCGCGTACGGGGCGTTCCTGGTGACCAACTTCTGGGAGGACATGGACGCCGCGCACGAGAAGGCGCAGGCGGCGGCCCTGTCCCGGGCGGCGTCGCACGCGGGTGTGCAGCACGCCATCTGGTCCACCCTGGAGGACACCCGCGAGTGCATTCCGCTGGACGACGACCGGATGCCCACGCTCCAGGGCTCGTACAAGGTCCCGCACTTCGACGGCAAGGCCGAGGCCGACCAGTACTTCACGGACGACGGCGTGCCGACCACCTTCCTGCGCACCACCTTCTTCTGGGAAAACCTGTTCGGCGCGTTCGCCCCGCAGCGCGCCGAGGACGGGACGTTCGAGCTGAACTTCCCCATGGGCGACAAGAGGCTCTCCGGAATCGGCGTCGACGACGTCGGCAGGACCGCGCTCGCCATCCTCAAGCGCGGCACCGACTTCATCCCCGCCACCGTCAGCATCGCGGGCCAACACCTGCCCCTCGCGGACATGGCCGCAGCGCTCTCCAAGGAGCTCGGACAGCCCGTGCGCTACCGGCCCCTGACACCGGACGCGTTCCGCGCGCTCGGCTTCCCGGGCGCCGACGAGGCGGGCAACATGTTCCAGTTCTACGCCGACTGCGAGGCCCGCTTCACGGGCGCCCGCGACCTCGACGCCGTGCGCGCCCTCAACCCGGCCCTCCAGGACTTCTCCACGTGGCTGGCCGCACACCGCGACAAGTTCCACTGGAGCTGA
- a CDS encoding winged helix DNA-binding domain-containing protein has protein sequence MKTIPVSWTSASARRMERQGLLTPATTAETPPADIAGRMLGAHAQVASAAELSIALRLDGATRTDVRDALTGGQEPARGRGQAPRPEPEPGTLVKTFGPRGTIHLLPAQDLPWWTGALSALPTLPSPFRPEARMTAAQTDEVIAAIGDALTDAELTVDELTEAIVERTGPWAADPVMPAFQTMWPRWRQATHAAAHHGVLAFGRDRGRKVTYTNPRCTPASPTRSLHELVNRYLRAYGPATADDFATWLAAPKAWAAELFASLAQKGSIEEVAFASGRAWLAAGDTVFPDEPARGLRLLPYFDAYVVAGRPRELLFPGAAATRALAGGQAGNYPVLLVDGTVAGVWHQRRTGRRIAFTVEPVGRLSAAHRRTLDEQVERTGAMLEGTPELTLGKVTVGPHA, from the coding sequence ATGAAGACGATCCCGGTGTCCTGGACCTCCGCGAGCGCCCGCCGGATGGAGCGGCAAGGGCTCCTCACCCCTGCCACCACCGCCGAGACCCCGCCCGCCGACATCGCCGGGCGGATGCTCGGGGCGCACGCGCAGGTGGCGTCGGCGGCGGAGCTCTCCATCGCGCTCCGGTTGGACGGCGCGACGCGCACGGACGTACGCGACGCCCTGACCGGCGGACAGGAACCCGCACGAGGCAGGGGCCAGGCACCGCGACCGGAACCGGAACCGGGCACGCTGGTCAAGACCTTCGGGCCGCGCGGCACCATCCATCTGCTGCCCGCACAGGATCTGCCCTGGTGGACCGGGGCCCTCTCCGCCCTCCCCACGCTCCCCAGCCCCTTCCGCCCGGAGGCCCGGATGACGGCCGCCCAGACGGACGAGGTGATCGCCGCGATCGGCGACGCGCTGACCGACGCCGAACTGACGGTGGACGAGCTCACCGAGGCGATCGTGGAGCGGACCGGACCCTGGGCCGCCGACCCGGTCATGCCCGCCTTCCAGACCATGTGGCCGCGCTGGCGGCAGGCCACGCACGCCGCCGCCCATCACGGAGTGCTGGCGTTCGGCCGAGACCGGGGGCGCAAGGTCACGTACACCAACCCCCGCTGCACCCCCGCCTCCCCCACGCGGTCGCTGCACGAGCTGGTGAACCGCTATCTGCGCGCCTACGGGCCCGCCACCGCCGACGACTTCGCCACCTGGCTCGCCGCCCCCAAGGCCTGGGCCGCCGAGCTCTTCGCCTCCCTCGCGCAGAAGGGGAGCATCGAGGAGGTGGCCTTCGCGTCCGGCCGGGCATGGCTCGCCGCCGGCGACACGGTCTTCCCGGACGAACCCGCGCGCGGCCTGCGCCTGCTGCCGTACTTCGACGCGTACGTCGTCGCCGGCCGCCCCCGCGAACTGCTCTTCCCCGGCGCTGCGGCCACCCGCGCCCTGGCCGGCGGCCAGGCCGGCAACTACCCGGTCCTGCTGGTCGACGGCACGGTCGCCGGCGTCTGGCACCAGCGCCGTACAGGCCGGCGCATCGCGTTCACCGTGGAGCCGGTGGGACGGCTGAGCGCGGCCCACCGCCGCACGCTGGACGAACAGGTGGAGCGTACGGGCGCGATGCTCGAGGGAACTCCGGAGCTCACCCTGGGCAAGGTCACCGTAGGCCCCCACGCCTGA